The following are encoded together in the Thermoplasmata archaeon genome:
- a CDS encoding DUF2102 domain-containing protein codes for MSEERETRLYMISPRSMLTPDQLVRMVHSFGDKALVKETCYGCLVEAPRKENLQILAKVRETYPNEVFSKIRAYRCSDPRRCRAQHGTRPGYAQLEEEWALLSKIQYGLEQVDKGAKYKPEKNKKRLDVNAFKKICEVH; via the coding sequence ATGAGCGAAGAAAGGGAGACCAGGCTCTACATGATCTCACCCAGGTCTATGCTCACTCCGGACCAGCTCGTCCGTATGGTGCATTCCTTCGGTGACAAGGCATTGGTCAAGGAGACATGCTACGGATGCCTCGTCGAGGCACCCAGGAAAGAGAACCTCCAGATATTGGCAAAGGTCAGGGAGACCTATCCCAACGAGGTCTTCTCGAAGATTAGGGCTTACAGGTGCAGTGACCCACGCCGCTGCCGCGCCCAGCACGGTACAAGGCCTGGATACGCACAGCTCGAGGAAGAGTGGGCACTGCTGTCAAAGATCCAATACGGATTGGAGCAGGTCGACAAAGGGGCCAAATATAAACCCGAAAAGAACAAGAAACGTCTTGATGTAAACGCTTTCAAGAAGATATGCGAGGTGCACTGA
- a CDS encoding methanogenesis marker 5 protein, with the protein MKIFIDPPNSLVLFDLVERFGHEPLSTMAAIQERVDNLEVDMPPMNVTLDDVVKGLKYAGIEVPSGVRGRLALWGPLIEAADAAIIMEDCPYSFGCVGCERSNLMVKYLIHRRGIPTLSVKYPETDEEAVNFVAQAKEWMEGLK; encoded by the coding sequence ATGAAGATCTTCATAGATCCCCCAAACAGCCTGGTCCTTTTCGATCTGGTCGAGAGGTTTGGGCACGAACCGCTCAGTACGATGGCGGCAATTCAGGAAAGAGTTGACAATCTGGAGGTTGACATGCCGCCCATGAACGTCACACTCGACGATGTGGTAAAGGGACTCAAGTACGCAGGTATCGAGGTTCCTTCAGGAGTAAGGGGCAGACTTGCACTCTGGGGTCCTCTCATAGAGGCGGCCGATGCAGCCATCATCATGGAGGATTGTCCATACAGTTTCGGATGTGTAGGTTGCGAGCGTTCCAACCTCATGGTGAAGTACCTGATCCACAGGCGCGGTATCCCCACCCTCTCGGTGAAGTATCCTGAGACGGATGAGGAGGCAGTGAACTTCGTAGCTCAGGCCAAAGAATGGATGGAGGGGTTGAAATGA